In bacterium YEK0313, one genomic interval encodes:
- the dusC_2 gene encoding tRNA-dihydrouridine synthase C codes for MAGLPNSAPSGVALSIGGIAVASPVALAPMSGVTDAPFRRMVARFGAGWVVSEMVPSDDLALGQEEARLRAEGDGLDLHVVQIAGCEPRWMAEGAKVAAGAGAGIIDINMGCPAKRVTGGYAGSALMRDLDLAEALIAATVAAVDVPVTLKMRLGWDEASINAPELARRADGLGIRLITVHGRTRQQFYKGSANWSAIAAVRAATRLPLVANGDVTTLAAASDCLRLAQADAVMIGRGAQGRPWFPAQVAAHLAGTPVPDDPDLDSQRRIAVDLYEDQLCHYGADVGVRHARKHLGWALDHAAQTVGAAPAELAAARQRVLTLDQPSAVIRALAEAYDTFAWRAAA; via the coding sequence ATGGCCGGCCTGCCCAATTCGGCGCCTTCCGGGGTGGCCCTGTCGATCGGCGGCATCGCCGTCGCGAGCCCGGTCGCGCTTGCGCCGATGTCGGGCGTGACCGATGCGCCGTTCCGCCGCATGGTCGCGCGCTTCGGCGCCGGCTGGGTCGTGTCCGAGATGGTGCCGAGCGATGACCTGGCGCTGGGCCAGGAAGAGGCACGGCTGCGGGCTGAGGGCGACGGGCTCGACCTGCACGTGGTGCAGATCGCCGGCTGCGAGCCGCGCTGGATGGCAGAGGGCGCCAAGGTGGCCGCCGGCGCCGGCGCGGGCATCATCGACATCAATATGGGCTGTCCGGCCAAGCGGGTGACGGGCGGTTATGCCGGCTCGGCGCTGATGCGCGATCTCGATCTCGCCGAAGCGCTGATCGCGGCGACCGTCGCGGCGGTCGATGTGCCGGTGACGCTGAAGATGCGCCTCGGCTGGGACGAGGCCTCGATCAATGCACCGGAGCTGGCCCGCCGTGCCGACGGGCTGGGCATCAGGCTGATCACCGTTCATGGCCGGACGCGCCAGCAATTCTACAAGGGCAGCGCCAACTGGTCCGCCATCGCCGCGGTGCGCGCCGCGACGCGCCTGCCGCTGGTGGCGAACGGCGACGTGACGACGCTCGCGGCGGCTTCGGACTGCCTTCGCCTTGCGCAGGCCGATGCCGTGATGATCGGCCGCGGCGCGCAGGGGCGCCCCTGGTTCCCGGCGCAGGTCGCAGCCCATCTTGCGGGCACCCCCGTGCCCGACGACCCCGACCTCGACAGCCAGCGGCGGATCGCCGTCGATCTCTACGAGGACCAGCTTTGCCACTATGGCGCGGATGTGGGCGTTCGCCATGCGCGCAAGCATCTCGGCTGGGCGCTCGACCATGCCGCCCAGACGGTTGGCGCGGCTCCGGCCGAGCTTGCGGCGGCGCGCCAGCGGGTGCTCACGCTCGATCAGCCCTCGGCCGTGATACGCGCCCTTGCCGAAGCCTATGACACGTTCGCCTGGAGGGCGGCCGCATGA
- the ispDF gene encoding Bifunctional enzyme IspD/IspF: protein MTSTPTVAALIVAAGRGTRAGDGPPKQYRHVGTRPLIAHSVAIFADHPAVSTVRVVIEPADSDIYHRSVPASAALGAPVAGGATRQASVRAGLEALAAEAPDLVLIHDAARPFVSHAVIDRALAALADPAVLAAVPGTPVVDTVKSVDADETVTGTPARAALRAIQTPQAFRFLPLLDAHRQAAAAADFVATDDAAVMEWAGHAVRVFAGDPANVKLTYAQDFAAAERLMTGHAAMNDVRIGQGYDVHAFCPGDHVWLGGIRIEHDHGVLAHSDGDVVLHALTDALLGAISDGDIGSHFPPSDPQWRDASSDLFLAHAGARIAARGGQVGNVDITIVAEAPKVGPHRDAMRARIGAILGLAPERIAIKATTSEKMGFIGRREGLAALAVATVRLPGE from the coding sequence ATGACCTCGACCCCGACCGTTGCCGCATTGATCGTCGCTGCCGGCCGCGGCACCAGGGCCGGCGACGGCCCGCCGAAACAGTACCGGCATGTCGGCACGCGGCCGCTGATCGCCCATTCGGTGGCGATCTTTGCCGATCACCCGGCGGTCTCCACCGTGCGCGTGGTGATCGAGCCGGCCGACAGCGACATCTACCACCGCTCGGTGCCCGCTTCCGCCGCGCTCGGCGCGCCGGTCGCCGGCGGCGCGACACGCCAGGCCTCGGTGCGCGCCGGCCTGGAGGCGCTCGCCGCCGAAGCGCCCGACCTCGTGCTGATTCACGACGCCGCCCGGCCCTTCGTCTCGCATGCCGTCATCGACCGGGCGCTGGCAGCCCTCGCCGATCCTGCCGTGCTGGCGGCCGTGCCCGGCACGCCGGTGGTCGACACGGTCAAGAGCGTCGATGCCGACGAGACCGTCACCGGCACCCCGGCCCGCGCTGCACTTCGCGCCATTCAGACGCCGCAGGCCTTCCGCTTCCTGCCGCTGCTCGACGCGCATCGCCAGGCGGCCGCGGCCGCCGACTTCGTCGCCACCGACGATGCCGCCGTGATGGAATGGGCCGGACATGCAGTACGTGTCTTTGCCGGTGATCCGGCCAATGTGAAGCTCACCTACGCGCAGGATTTCGCCGCGGCGGAGCGATTGATGACGGGACATGCCGCAATGAACGACGTCAGGATCGGCCAGGGCTATGACGTCCATGCCTTTTGCCCGGGCGACCATGTCTGGCTCGGCGGCATCAGGATCGAGCACGACCACGGCGTCCTCGCCCATTCCGATGGCGACGTGGTGCTGCATGCCCTGACCGACGCTCTCCTCGGCGCGATTTCCGACGGTGACATCGGCAGCCATTTCCCGCCGAGCGACCCGCAATGGCGCGACGCCTCCTCCGACCTCTTCCTCGCCCATGCCGGCGCTCGCATCGCCGCGCGCGGCGGCCAGGTCGGCAATGTCGACATCACCATCGTCGCCGAGGCGCCCAAGGTGGGACCGCATCGCGACGCCATGCGGGCCCGCATCGGCGCGATTCTGGGCCTTGCGCCGGAGCGGATCGCCATCAAGGCGACGACCAGCGAGAAGATGGGCTTCATCGGCCGGCGCGAGGGACTCGCGGCGCTTGCGGTCGCGACCGTTCGCCTGCCCGGCGAATGA